In Arthrobacter sp. QXT-31, one genomic interval encodes:
- a CDS encoding phosphoribosyltransferase — translation MGMVFEGREDAGRQLAAALPQFRERPDTVVLGLARGGIPVAVAAADVLHLPFGALLVRKLGIPGHDETAYGALAYSGGRIVRLLNRPLVERILGDGVRQEWLDQVEDRERTELMRRADSYPAVHPDIHGKTVLLVDDGLATGATMRAAVEAVRMAGAATVVAAAPVGSIEAEKSLSRVCTVLCLHLPGRFRAVGAFYRHFEQLSDEDAIALLQGARI, via the coding sequence ATGGGCATGGTTTTTGAAGGCCGGGAAGACGCCGGACGGCAGCTGGCGGCCGCCCTGCCGCAATTCCGCGAGCGCCCTGACACGGTGGTGCTGGGCCTGGCCCGGGGCGGCATCCCCGTGGCCGTCGCCGCCGCTGACGTCCTGCACCTGCCGTTCGGCGCCCTGCTGGTCCGCAAGCTGGGCATCCCCGGGCATGATGAGACCGCATACGGCGCGCTGGCCTACTCGGGCGGCAGGATCGTCCGGCTGCTCAACAGGCCTCTCGTCGAGCGGATTCTTGGCGACGGCGTGCGGCAGGAGTGGCTTGACCAGGTGGAGGACCGGGAACGGACCGAACTGATGCGCCGCGCTGACAGCTATCCGGCGGTGCACCCCGATATCCACGGCAAGACGGTCCTGCTCGTGGACGACGGACTGGCGACGGGAGCCACCATGCGGGCAGCGGTCGAGGCTGTCCGGATGGCAGGCGCGGCAACCGTGGTGGCTGCCGCGCCCGTCGGTTCGATCGAGGCGGAGAAGTCATTGTCGCGGGTCTGCACTGTCCTTTGCCTCCACCTGCCGGGAAGATTCCGGGCCGTGGGAGCTTTTTACCGGCACTTTGAGCAGCTGAGCGACGAGGACGCCATTGCCCTGTTGCAGGGCGCCCGCATTTAG
- a CDS encoding alpha/beta fold hydrolase, which produces MSGRHTGEQHSHTVEGTDPQLYVEVHEPRNDAGLRPILLIHGFSASSKLNWEDTGWIPALLEAGRRVIAVDLPGHGRSGAPEDMDSYSPSRIRADLLQIAFDAGARPLREDDPASGLDVIGYSLGSRLAWEFGATQPELVHRLVLGGPNMADPLAAFDLIAAQRYLADGTPIADASTAGLLSMAQALPTNNIFALLSLVEAIKGEPYDPAEAVPHMPVLLVAGENDERAASMPQLAELARNAGSSAEQLVLPGRTHTNAITSRAFKQAAISFLGS; this is translated from the coding sequence ATGAGCGGCAGACACACCGGCGAACAGCACTCCCACACGGTCGAGGGCACCGACCCGCAGCTATACGTCGAAGTGCACGAACCCCGGAACGACGCCGGGCTCCGCCCCATCCTCCTCATTCACGGCTTCTCCGCGTCGAGCAAGCTGAACTGGGAGGATACGGGCTGGATCCCGGCACTGCTGGAGGCCGGCCGCCGGGTCATCGCCGTCGATCTTCCCGGCCATGGCCGGAGCGGTGCGCCCGAGGACATGGACTCCTACTCGCCCAGCCGGATCCGGGCAGACCTCCTGCAAATCGCGTTCGACGCCGGAGCGCGGCCCCTGCGCGAGGATGACCCCGCCAGCGGGCTGGACGTGATCGGCTATTCCCTCGGTTCCCGGCTCGCCTGGGAGTTCGGCGCCACCCAGCCGGAGCTGGTGCACCGGCTGGTCTTGGGCGGACCGAACATGGCTGACCCGCTGGCGGCCTTCGACCTGATTGCTGCCCAACGCTACCTGGCGGACGGCACGCCCATTGCCGACGCGTCCACGGCCGGGCTCCTCAGCATGGCGCAGGCGCTGCCGACCAACAACATCTTCGCCCTGCTGTCCCTGGTGGAGGCCATCAAGGGAGAGCCGTACGATCCCGCCGAGGCCGTGCCGCACATGCCCGTGCTGCTGGTGGCCGGCGAGAACGATGAGCGCGCCGCGTCCATGCCGCAGCTGGCCGAACTGGCACGGAACGCCGGCTCTTCGGCCGAGCAGCTGGTGCTGCCCGGACGCACGCACACCAATGCCATCACCAGCCGCGCCTTCAAGCAGGCGGCCATCTCGTTCCTCGGCAGTTAG
- a CDS encoding amino acid permease, protein MTMKSTAERPAVQLRHSMKPRQLTMMGLGSAIGAGLFLGSGAGVQAAGPAVLVSYLVAGTLIILVMWALGEMAAANPNSGAFSVYAERAMGKTAGATVGWLWWLQLVVVIAAEALGAAGLLFSVWPVIPVWALSLVFMVVFTGINLAGVKNFGEFEFWFAILKVAAIVLFLAIGAALLLGLLPDVASPGLANITGDFAPAGLGGIATALFVVIFAFGGTEIVSVAAAETEDPEHSVTKAIRTVVWRILVFYIGSVFVIAAVLPATSEALSSPFAGVLDSARIPGAATAITLVAVVALLSALNANLYGASRMVFSLAERGEAPGFLSRLSGAGVPMIAVGVSVAFGFIATVLELLFPERILPALFQLVGSTCLVVWGSALVAQLILRRRADRDGTALPLRMKGFPGLTVFGLVLLGLVFAVGFSAESSRIQLVSTLLLIAGIAAACWAGARIAASRRARRR, encoded by the coding sequence ATGACGATGAAGTCCACAGCAGAGCGACCCGCGGTACAGCTCCGCCACAGCATGAAGCCCCGCCAGCTCACCATGATGGGCCTGGGCAGCGCCATTGGCGCCGGGCTCTTCCTGGGCTCCGGGGCCGGCGTCCAGGCGGCCGGTCCCGCGGTCCTGGTCTCCTATCTGGTGGCCGGCACGCTCATCATCCTGGTCATGTGGGCGCTCGGCGAAATGGCGGCAGCGAACCCCAACAGCGGCGCTTTCTCCGTTTACGCCGAACGCGCCATGGGCAAGACCGCCGGGGCAACGGTGGGCTGGCTCTGGTGGCTGCAGCTGGTGGTGGTCATCGCCGCCGAAGCGCTCGGCGCTGCAGGGCTGCTCTTTTCTGTCTGGCCCGTGATTCCGGTGTGGGCGCTCTCCCTGGTCTTCATGGTGGTGTTCACCGGCATCAACCTGGCCGGGGTGAAGAACTTCGGCGAGTTCGAGTTCTGGTTTGCCATCCTCAAGGTGGCCGCCATTGTCCTGTTCCTCGCCATCGGCGCCGCCCTGCTCCTGGGACTCCTGCCGGACGTGGCATCCCCGGGGCTGGCCAACATCACCGGCGACTTTGCTCCGGCAGGCCTGGGCGGCATCGCCACCGCCCTGTTCGTGGTGATATTCGCCTTCGGCGGCACGGAGATCGTCAGCGTCGCGGCAGCGGAGACCGAAGACCCTGAGCACAGCGTCACCAAAGCGATCCGCACAGTTGTGTGGCGGATCCTCGTCTTCTACATCGGCTCGGTCTTCGTGATCGCGGCCGTCCTTCCGGCCACCTCGGAGGCACTGTCCTCGCCGTTTGCCGGCGTCCTGGACTCCGCCCGCATCCCCGGTGCCGCCACGGCAATTACCCTGGTGGCCGTCGTCGCGCTCCTGTCTGCCCTGAACGCCAACCTGTACGGCGCGTCCCGCATGGTGTTCTCGCTCGCGGAGCGCGGCGAGGCTCCCGGTTTCCTGTCCCGGCTCAGCGGTGCAGGAGTGCCCATGATCGCCGTCGGCGTCTCGGTCGCCTTTGGATTCATCGCCACAGTCCTGGAACTGCTCTTCCCCGAACGCATCCTGCCCGCCCTGTTCCAGCTCGTCGGGTCCACGTGCCTGGTGGTCTGGGGTTCGGCGCTGGTGGCCCAGCTGATCCTGCGCCGGCGCGCCGACCGCGACGGTACTGCCCTGCCGTTGCGGATGAAGGGCTTCCCCGGGCTCACGGTGTTCGGCCTGGTGCTGCTTGGGCTGGTGTTCGCGGTGGGTTTCAGCGCCGAGAGCAGCCGCATCCAGCTGGTCAGCACCCTCCTGCTGATCGCCGGCATCGCCGCCGCCTGCTGGGCAGGGGCCCGGATCGCTGCAAGCCGGCGCGCCCGGCGCCGCTAG
- a CDS encoding NUDIX hydrolase: MYTTSANVAERQSAPPSLAISTVIFALRPSESSGRPTLWLPLVRRIREPFKGLWALPGGPLTHSESLQDAASRNLRETTGLAPSYLEQLYAFGGLHRSPTQRVVSIVYWALVQPTEAALADESENVRWFRADKLGNLAFDHNAIVDYALWRLRNKLAYGSIAYHFLGEYFTLAQVREVYEAVLDTQLDPANFRRQIKSTPEIEETGEYLQGGKHRPPRLYRFTGRPGLDPDNRSNP, encoded by the coding sequence GTGTACACCACCTCAGCCAACGTGGCCGAGCGGCAGTCCGCGCCGCCGTCGCTGGCTATCTCCACGGTGATTTTCGCCCTCCGCCCCAGCGAGTCCTCCGGCCGGCCAACGCTCTGGCTGCCGCTGGTCCGCCGCATCCGGGAACCGTTCAAAGGCCTGTGGGCCCTGCCCGGCGGCCCGCTGACGCACTCCGAGTCGCTGCAGGACGCCGCCTCACGGAACCTGCGGGAAACCACGGGGCTGGCACCCAGTTACCTCGAACAGCTCTACGCCTTCGGCGGTCTGCACCGCTCACCCACCCAGCGGGTGGTGTCAATCGTCTACTGGGCGCTGGTCCAGCCCACGGAAGCTGCCCTGGCGGACGAATCCGAGAACGTCCGGTGGTTCCGCGCCGACAAGCTCGGCAACCTGGCCTTCGACCACAACGCGATTGTGGACTATGCCCTCTGGCGCCTGCGCAACAAGCTGGCCTACGGCTCCATCGCCTACCACTTCCTGGGCGAGTACTTCACCCTCGCCCAGGTCCGCGAGGTCTATGAAGCCGTGCTGGACACGCAACTGGACCCCGCCAACTTCCGACGGCAGATCAAGTCGACGCCGGAAATCGAAGAAACCGGTGAATACCTCCAGGGCGGCAAGCACCGTCCCCCGCGTCTTTACCGATTTACCGGCCGCCCCGGCCTCGACCCAGATAACAGGAGCAACCCATGA
- the nadA gene encoding quinolinate synthase NadA gives MSSVNTAIQLITREQAEKASAAGAGGTCNSALAQGPWEYDLAEALAGVPAYGPGASSADVAPASTPRQGQLPEEYKLASEAELDTRIRAAKAALGDRAVILGHFYQRDEVVQYADFVGDSFQLANAALTRPDAEAIVFCGVHFMAETADTLSKPEQAVILPNLAAGCSMADMADADSVEDCWEQLEEIFGTEPDAEGRVPVIPVTYMNSSAALKAFCGRNGGIVCTSSNAKTVLEWAFQRGQRVLFFPDQHLGRNTAKALGVPLEQMPMWNPRKELGGNEEQALLDARVILWHGFCSVHKRFSVAQIEKARADFPGVNVIVHPECPMEVVDAADSAGSTDFIQKAIAAATEPTVFAIGTEINMVNRLAAQYPQHTIFCLDPVICPCSTMYRIHPGYLAWVLEELVAGRVVNRITVDDDVQQDARTALERMLAAKP, from the coding sequence ATGAGCAGCGTCAACACTGCCATCCAGCTGATCACACGTGAACAGGCCGAGAAGGCCAGTGCAGCCGGCGCCGGCGGCACATGCAATTCAGCTCTTGCCCAGGGCCCCTGGGAATACGACCTCGCGGAAGCCCTCGCCGGTGTTCCTGCGTACGGTCCCGGGGCTTCCAGCGCCGACGTCGCGCCCGCCTCCACGCCGCGCCAGGGGCAGCTTCCCGAGGAGTACAAGCTGGCCAGCGAAGCCGAGCTGGACACCCGGATCCGGGCTGCCAAGGCGGCACTGGGCGACCGTGCCGTCATCCTGGGCCACTTCTACCAGCGCGACGAGGTTGTCCAGTACGCCGACTTTGTGGGTGACTCCTTCCAGCTGGCCAATGCCGCCCTGACCCGGCCCGACGCCGAGGCGATCGTCTTCTGCGGGGTGCACTTCATGGCCGAAACCGCTGACACCCTTTCCAAGCCGGAGCAGGCTGTCATCCTGCCCAACCTCGCCGCCGGATGCTCGATGGCGGACATGGCCGACGCCGATTCCGTGGAGGACTGCTGGGAACAGCTTGAGGAGATCTTCGGCACCGAGCCCGACGCCGAAGGCCGTGTTCCGGTCATCCCTGTCACCTACATGAACTCCTCGGCGGCGCTGAAAGCCTTCTGCGGCCGGAACGGCGGCATCGTCTGCACCTCCTCCAACGCCAAGACGGTCCTGGAGTGGGCCTTCCAGCGCGGCCAGCGCGTCCTCTTCTTCCCGGACCAGCACCTCGGCCGGAACACGGCCAAGGCCCTGGGTGTCCCGCTCGAGCAGATGCCCATGTGGAACCCGCGCAAGGAACTTGGCGGCAACGAGGAACAGGCACTGCTGGACGCCCGCGTCATCCTCTGGCACGGATTCTGCTCGGTCCACAAGCGCTTCAGCGTTGCCCAGATCGAGAAGGCCCGCGCCGACTTCCCCGGCGTCAACGTGATTGTGCACCCCGAATGCCCCATGGAAGTGGTGGACGCAGCCGACTCCGCCGGCTCCACGGACTTCATCCAGAAGGCCATCGCGGCAGCCACCGAGCCCACGGTCTTCGCGATTGGTACCGAGATCAACATGGTGAACCGGCTGGCGGCCCAGTACCCGCAGCACACCATCTTCTGCCTGGACCCGGTGATCTGCCCCTGCAGCACCATGTATCGGATCCACCCGGGCTACCTGGCCTGGGTCCTCGAAGAGCTGGTCGCCGGCCGCGTGGTCAACCGCATCACCGTGGACGACGACGTGCAGCAGGATGCCAGGACGGCACTTGAGCGCATGCTCGCCGCCAAGCCCTGA